In Paenarthrobacter sp. GOM3, a single window of DNA contains:
- a CDS encoding response regulator transcription factor: MHVLIVEDDDAMASALSAAVASAGHTHTRVSRGEDALLAHREHQVILLDLGLPDLDGLDVLRKLRQVSAVPILILTARDDERSVVLGLRSGADDYLVKPVKLVELLARIEAVTRRTNRGGQDAPHAIVLGELEVDLDRRVAAVGQRKLALTATEFDLLSLLVRNAGSVVTREQILDALWGDAFVTHSRSLDVHLTGLRSKLQLPGFIINVRGVGYRVEQS; this comes from the coding sequence GTGCACGTGCTCATCGTCGAGGATGACGACGCCATGGCGTCGGCCTTGAGCGCTGCCGTCGCTTCGGCCGGACATACACACACCCGCGTGTCCAGAGGAGAGGATGCGCTGCTGGCGCACCGGGAGCACCAGGTGATCCTGTTGGACCTTGGCCTTCCGGATTTGGATGGCTTGGATGTGCTGCGCAAGCTGCGCCAAGTGAGCGCAGTTCCGATCCTCATCCTGACGGCCCGGGATGACGAGCGGAGCGTGGTCCTGGGTCTCAGGTCCGGAGCAGACGACTACCTGGTGAAGCCCGTGAAGCTCGTGGAATTGCTTGCCAGGATCGAGGCCGTCACCCGGCGCACCAACCGCGGCGGCCAGGATGCTCCGCACGCCATCGTCCTGGGCGAACTCGAGGTCGACCTCGACCGCCGCGTGGCCGCCGTCGGCCAACGGAAACTCGCCCTGACAGCAACCGAGTTCGACCTCCTCAGCCTCCTCGTCAGGAACGCGGGCTCAGTGGTGACCCGCGAGCAGATCCTGGATGCACTCTGGGGCGACGCGTTCGTGACGCATTCCAGGTCCTTGGACGTGCACCTCACAGGCCTGCGGTCCAAGCTGCAGCTGCCCGGGTTCATCATCAACGTCCGGGGCGTCGGCTACCGGGTAGAGCAGTCGTGA